One stretch of Pseudomonas azotoformans DNA includes these proteins:
- a CDS encoding DMT family transporter has protein sequence MHISSGRWVYGFLLTLLAALLWGILPIKLKQVLQVMDPITVTWFRLTVAGGCLFVYLALTRRLPNLKVLGHKGGWLVGMAVCGLVGNYVLYLVGLKMLSPGTAQLVVQIGPILLMIASVFIFKERFSLGQGVGLVVLIIGFALFFNQRLMELLTSLGTYTAGVLTVLLATSIWVLYALGQKQLLTVWNSLQVMMVIYLSCAVLLTPWAHPLEAFDLSPLQGWLLLACCMNTLVAYGAFAEALAHWEASRVSATLALTPLVTFVAVALAAWLWPEYVQAEEINALGYAGALVVVLGSATVALAPSLLAGLKARRLRMAS, from the coding sequence ATGCACATATCTTCCGGCCGCTGGGTCTATGGTTTTCTCCTGACCCTGCTGGCCGCGCTGCTCTGGGGCATTCTGCCGATCAAACTCAAACAGGTGTTGCAGGTGATGGACCCGATCACCGTGACCTGGTTTCGCCTGACCGTGGCTGGCGGCTGCCTGTTTGTCTACCTGGCGCTGACCAGACGCTTGCCCAACCTCAAGGTTTTGGGCCACAAGGGCGGCTGGCTGGTGGGGATGGCGGTGTGCGGCCTGGTAGGCAACTATGTGTTGTATCTGGTGGGCCTGAAAATGCTCAGCCCCGGCACCGCGCAACTGGTGGTCCAGATCGGCCCGATCCTGTTGATGATCGCCAGTGTGTTCATCTTCAAGGAACGCTTCAGCCTGGGCCAAGGTGTGGGTCTGGTGGTGCTGATCATCGGTTTTGCGTTGTTCTTCAATCAGCGGCTGATGGAGTTGCTGACGTCACTGGGTACCTACACTGCCGGCGTGCTGACGGTCCTGCTCGCCACGAGCATCTGGGTGTTGTATGCACTGGGCCAGAAGCAATTGCTGACGGTGTGGAATTCGTTGCAGGTGATGATGGTGATCTACCTGTCCTGCGCCGTGCTGCTCACGCCTTGGGCGCATCCGCTTGAGGCATTCGACCTGAGCCCGTTGCAAGGCTGGCTGTTGCTGGCGTGCTGCATGAATACCCTGGTGGCCTACGGCGCCTTTGCCGAAGCGCTGGCCCACTGGGAGGCTTCGCGGGTCAGTGCGACCCTGGCGCTCACGCCTTTGGTGACGTTTGTAGCGGTGGCCTTGGCGGCCTGGCTGTGGCCCGAGTATGTGCAGGCCGAAGAGATCAACGCCCTGGGCTATGCCGGGGCGTTGGTGGTGGTGCTGGGGTCGGCAACCGTTGCGTTGGCGCCGTCGCTGCTCGCCGGGCTCAAGGCCCGGCGGTTGCGCATGGCATCCTAG
- a CDS encoding class II fumarate hydratase: protein MSRIETDSLGEVHVPDDAYWGAQTQRSLVNFAIGEQRMPLAVLHALALVKKAAARVNDRNGDLPADIARLIEQAADEVLAGQHDDQFPLVVWQTGSGTQSNMNANEVIAGRANELAGNKRGGKSPVHPNDHVNRSQSSNDCFPTAMSIAAVQAVNQRLLPAIATLSGGLAEQAAKHMKLVKTGRTHMMDATPITFGQELSAFIAQLDYAERAIRAALPAACELAQGGTAVGTGLNAPHGFGEAIASELAALSGLPFVTAPNKFAALSGHEPLVTLHGALKTLAVALMKIANDLRLLGSGPRTGLAEVKLPANEPGSSIMPGKVNPTQCEALSMLACQVLGNDVTIGIAASQGHLQLNVYKPVIIHNLLESIRLLADGCNNFQEHCVAGLEPDPVQMAEHLERGLMLVTALNPHIGYDKSAEIAKKAYAEGLTLREAALELGYLTDEEFDRWVRPEDMLGA, encoded by the coding sequence ATGAGCCGTATCGAAACCGACAGCCTGGGAGAAGTCCACGTCCCGGATGACGCTTACTGGGGCGCCCAGACCCAACGTTCGCTGGTGAACTTCGCCATCGGCGAGCAGCGCATGCCCCTCGCGGTATTGCACGCCCTGGCCCTGGTCAAGAAGGCGGCGGCACGGGTCAACGACCGCAATGGCGACCTGCCTGCCGATATCGCCCGCCTGATCGAACAGGCCGCCGACGAAGTGCTGGCCGGCCAGCACGACGACCAGTTCCCCCTGGTGGTGTGGCAGACCGGCAGCGGCACCCAGAGCAACATGAACGCCAACGAAGTGATCGCCGGTCGCGCCAACGAACTGGCGGGCAATAAGCGCGGCGGCAAGAGCCCGGTGCACCCCAACGATCACGTCAACCGTTCCCAGAGCTCCAACGACTGCTTCCCCACGGCCATGAGCATCGCCGCCGTGCAGGCGGTGAATCAACGGTTGCTGCCGGCGATTGCCACCCTGTCCGGCGGGCTGGCGGAGCAAGCCGCCAAACATATGAAGCTGGTGAAGACCGGTCGTACCCACATGATGGATGCCACGCCGATCACCTTCGGCCAGGAACTGTCGGCATTCATCGCTCAACTCGACTACGCCGAACGTGCGATCCGCGCCGCCCTGCCCGCCGCGTGCGAACTGGCCCAGGGCGGCACCGCGGTGGGCACCGGGCTCAATGCGCCCCACGGCTTCGGCGAGGCGATTGCCTCGGAGCTGGCGGCGCTGTCGGGCTTGCCGTTCGTCACCGCGCCGAACAAATTCGCCGCTCTTTCCGGCCACGAGCCGCTGGTAACGCTGCACGGCGCGCTGAAAACCCTGGCCGTGGCCCTGATGAAAATCGCCAACGACCTGCGCCTGCTGGGCTCCGGCCCGCGCACCGGGCTGGCCGAGGTGAAATTGCCGGCCAACGAGCCGGGCAGCTCGATCATGCCGGGCAAGGTCAACCCGACCCAGTGCGAAGCACTGTCGATGCTGGCCTGCCAGGTGCTGGGCAATGACGTGACCATCGGCATTGCCGCCAGCCAGGGCCACTTGCAGTTGAATGTGTACAAGCCGGTGATCATCCACAACCTGCTGGAGTCGATCCGCCTGCTGGCCGACGGCTGCAACAACTTCCAGGAACACTGCGTGGCGGGTCTTGAGCCCGACCCGGTGCAGATGGCCGAGCACCTGGAACGCGGCTTGATGCTGGTCACCGCGCTCAACCCGCACATCGGCTATGACAAGTCCGCAGAGATCGCCAAGAAGGCCTACGCCGAAGGGTTGACGCTGCGGGAGGCCGCGCTGGAACTGGGCTACCTCACTGACGAAGAGTTCGACCGGTGGGTTCGCCCCGAAGACATGCTAGGCGCCTAG
- the mnmC gene encoding bifunctional tRNA (5-methylaminomethyl-2-thiouridine)(34)-methyltransferase MnmD/FAD-dependent 5-carboxymethylaminomethyl-2-thiouridine(34) oxidoreductase MnmC: MNPITHAQLDWDDQGRPHSRIFDDVYFSDKSGLEETRYVFLEQNRLQERFAALPAGGRLVIGETGFGTGLNFLCAWQLFEQHAVAGARLHFVSVEKYPLSHADLRRALLLWPELHPFAEQLLAQYIAIHQGFQRLVLDNGRVSLTLLVGDALEQLPQLDAQIDAWFLDGFAPAKNPEMWTAELFAELARLAAPGSTISTFTSTGWVRRLINAAGFKMKRTPGIGHKWEILRGEFLGWPADTPVPAAAKPWFARPPAITGERHALVIGAGLAGCATAASLAARGWQVSLLERRAGAAREASGNPQGVLYLKLSAHGTALSQLIVAGFGYTRRVLEHLHRGVDWDGCGVLQLAFDAKEAQRQAQLAAAFAPDLLHLLDRDQAQARAGIALAHGGLFFPEGGWVHPPALCEWQAHQPGVTLLPHHDVLDLRHVDGQWQAWDGERLLASASVAILAGAAEVQRFANLPLKRIRGQITRLPQTADSQALATVVCAEGYVAPPRLGEHTLGASFDFKSDDLTPTAAEHTGNLELLQGISEDLAQRLGADSLAPEALEGRAAFRCTSPDYLPIVGPLADRQAFDQAYAALRKDARQVPGAACPWLNGLYVNSGHGSRGLITAPLSAELLAAWLDNEPLPVSRAVADACHPNRFGVRALIRTTTGKAE; encoded by the coding sequence ATGAACCCCATCACCCACGCCCAGCTCGACTGGGATGACCAAGGTCGCCCGCACTCGCGAATCTTTGACGACGTGTATTTTTCCGATAAGTCCGGCCTTGAGGAAACCCGCTATGTGTTCCTCGAACAGAACCGTTTGCAGGAACGCTTCGCCGCGCTGCCCGCCGGTGGGCGGCTGGTGATCGGTGAGACCGGGTTCGGCACGGGGTTGAATTTCCTCTGCGCCTGGCAACTGTTCGAACAACACGCGGTAGCCGGTGCGCGCCTGCATTTCGTCAGCGTGGAAAAGTATCCGCTGAGCCATGCCGACCTGCGACGCGCCCTGCTGCTCTGGCCCGAACTGCACCCCTTCGCCGAACAACTGCTGGCGCAATACATTGCCATCCATCAGGGCTTCCAGCGCCTGGTGCTGGATAACGGCCGCGTGAGCCTGACCCTGCTGGTCGGTGACGCCCTGGAACAACTGCCGCAACTGGATGCGCAGATCGACGCCTGGTTCCTGGACGGCTTCGCCCCGGCGAAAAACCCGGAAATGTGGACCGCCGAGCTGTTTGCCGAGCTGGCACGCCTGGCGGCGCCAGGCTCGACCATCAGCACCTTTACCAGCACCGGCTGGGTGCGTCGGTTGATCAACGCCGCCGGGTTCAAGATGAAACGTACGCCGGGCATTGGCCACAAGTGGGAGATCCTGCGTGGGGAGTTTCTCGGTTGGCCGGCCGACACACCGGTACCGGCCGCTGCCAAGCCGTGGTTCGCCAGGCCGCCCGCCATTACGGGTGAGCGTCACGCACTGGTGATCGGCGCCGGCCTGGCGGGCTGCGCGACAGCGGCCAGCCTGGCAGCCAGGGGCTGGCAAGTCAGTCTGCTGGAGCGCCGTGCCGGCGCGGCCCGGGAAGCCTCCGGCAACCCCCAGGGCGTGCTGTACCTGAAACTGTCAGCCCACGGCACGGCCCTCTCGCAGTTGATCGTGGCGGGGTTCGGCTACACCCGCCGGGTGCTGGAGCACCTGCATCGCGGCGTCGACTGGGACGGTTGCGGCGTGCTGCAGCTGGCCTTCGATGCCAAGGAGGCCCAGCGCCAGGCGCAACTGGCCGCTGCCTTCGCGCCGGACTTGCTGCACCTGCTCGACCGCGACCAGGCCCAGGCCCGCGCCGGTATCGCACTGGCGCACGGTGGGTTGTTTTTCCCCGAAGGCGGCTGGGTGCACCCACCGGCATTGTGCGAATGGCAAGCACACCAGCCGGGCGTGACCCTGCTGCCCCACCATGATGTGCTCGACCTGCGGCACGTCGACGGTCAGTGGCAAGCCTGGGACGGTGAGCGCCTGCTCGCCAGCGCCAGCGTGGCGATCCTGGCCGGCGCCGCTGAAGTCCAGCGCTTCGCCAACCTGCCCCTCAAGCGCATTCGCGGGCAGATCACCCGTTTGCCGCAGACCGCCGACAGCCAGGCCCTGGCCACGGTGGTGTGCGCCGAAGGCTACGTCGCCCCGCCACGCCTGGGCGAGCACACCCTGGGCGCCAGTTTCGACTTCAAGAGCGATGACCTTACGCCCACTGCCGCTGAACATACCGGGAACCTGGAGCTGCTCCAGGGCATTTCCGAAGACCTGGCCCAGCGCCTGGGCGCCGACAGCCTGGCGCCGGAAGCCCTGGAAGGCCGCGCTGCGTTCCGCTGCACCAGCCCGGACTACCTGCCGATTGTCGGGCCATTGGCTGACCGCCAGGCGTTCGACCAGGCCTACGCCGCCCTGCGCAAGGACGCCCGGCAAGTGCCAGGTGCCGCCTGCCCGTGGCTGAACGGGCTGTACGTCAACAGCGGCCACGGCTCAAGGGGGCTGATCACCGCCCCGCTGAGTGCGGAGCTACTCGCCGCCTGGCTGGACAACGAGCCGCTGCCGGTGTCGCGCGCGGTGGCTGACGCCTGCCACCCCAACCGCTTCGGCGTGCGGGCGCTGATCCGCACCACCACCGGCAAGGCCGAATGA
- a CDS encoding BolA family protein, translating to MTMQQRIETALAALGTDHLSVLDESHMHSRGLQTHFKAVLVSPQFEGLNRVKRHQKVYATLGDLMSEFHALALHTYTPEEWAKIDAAPASPTCAGGHD from the coding sequence ATGACCATGCAACAGCGTATCGAAACGGCGCTTGCCGCCCTGGGCACCGACCACTTGAGCGTGCTGGATGAAAGCCACATGCACAGCCGTGGGTTGCAGACCCACTTCAAGGCCGTGCTGGTCAGCCCGCAGTTCGAGGGGCTCAACCGCGTCAAGCGCCACCAGAAGGTCTACGCCACCCTGGGTGACCTGATGAGCGAGTTTCATGCGCTGGCGCTGCATACCTACACGCCTGAAGAATGGGCGAAAATCGACGCAGCCCCGGCCTCGCCGACCTGCGCCGGCGGACATGATTGA
- a CDS encoding thiolase family protein, with the protein MREVVIVDSVRTGLAKSFRGKFNQTRPDDMAAHCVNALLARNGIDPATVEDCIVGAGSNEGAQGYNIGRNVAVLSQLGTGVAGMTLNRFCSSGLQAIAIAANQIASGCSDIIVAGGVESISLTMKSVNTDNLINPLLKEQVPGIYFPMGQTAEIVARRYNVSREEQDLYALQSQQRTAQAQADGLFNDEIVPMAVKYKVEDKHTGEVQILDGVVDRDDCNRPDTTLASLQGLKPVFADDGSVTAGNSSQLSDGASMTLVMSLEKALALGLKPKAFFRGFTVAGCEPDEMGIGPVFSVPKLLKAKGLQVADIDLWELNEAFASQCLYARNRLEIDNAKYNVNGGSISIGHPFGMTGSRQVGHLVRELQRRNLRYGIVTMCVGGGMGATGLFEVVR; encoded by the coding sequence ATGCGTGAAGTAGTGATCGTCGACAGCGTGCGAACCGGCCTGGCCAAGTCCTTTCGCGGCAAGTTCAACCAGACCCGCCCGGATGACATGGCGGCCCATTGCGTCAACGCGCTGCTCGCCCGCAACGGCATCGACCCGGCGACCGTGGAGGATTGCATCGTCGGCGCCGGCTCCAACGAGGGCGCCCAGGGCTACAACATCGGGCGCAATGTGGCGGTGCTCTCGCAACTGGGCACTGGCGTGGCCGGCATGACCCTCAACCGTTTCTGCTCGTCGGGCTTGCAGGCGATTGCCATTGCGGCCAACCAGATTGCGTCGGGTTGCAGCGATATCATCGTTGCCGGCGGCGTCGAATCGATCAGCCTGACCATGAAAAGCGTCAACACCGACAACCTGATCAACCCGCTGCTCAAAGAACAGGTGCCGGGTATCTATTTCCCCATGGGACAGACCGCCGAGATCGTCGCGCGTCGCTACAACGTCAGCCGCGAAGAACAGGATCTGTACGCCCTGCAAAGCCAGCAGCGCACCGCCCAGGCTCAGGCCGACGGCCTGTTCAACGATGAAATCGTGCCGATGGCGGTCAAGTACAAGGTCGAGGACAAGCACACGGGTGAAGTGCAGATCCTTGACGGCGTGGTCGACCGTGACGACTGCAACCGCCCGGACACCACCCTGGCCAGTCTGCAAGGTTTGAAGCCGGTGTTTGCCGATGACGGCTCGGTGACGGCGGGCAACTCGTCGCAGCTCTCCGACGGTGCCTCGATGACCCTGGTGATGAGCCTGGAGAAAGCCCTGGCACTGGGGCTTAAGCCCAAGGCGTTTTTTCGTGGCTTTACCGTGGCCGGCTGCGAGCCGGACGAGATGGGCATCGGCCCGGTGTTTTCGGTGCCCAAGTTGCTCAAGGCCAAGGGTTTGCAGGTGGCGGACATCGACCTGTGGGAACTGAACGAAGCCTTTGCCTCCCAGTGCCTGTATGCGCGTAATCGCCTGGAAATCGACAATGCCAAGTACAACGTCAACGGCGGCTCGATCTCCATCGGGCATCCGTTCGGCATGACCGGCTCGCGGCAGGTGGGGCACCTTGTGCGTGAGTTGCAGCGGCGCAACCTGCGTTACGGCATCGTCACCATGTGCGTGGGCGGCGGCATGGGGGCCACCGGGTTGTTCGAAGTGGTGCGCTGA
- the trhO gene encoding oxygen-dependent tRNA uridine(34) hydroxylase TrhO has product MTQPIVVAALYKFVTLEDYVALREPLLQAMVDNGIKGTLLIAEEGINGTVSGSREGIDGLMAWLKNDPRMVDIDHKESYCDDQPFYRTKVKLKKEIVTLGVEGVDPNKKVGTYVDPQDWNALISDPEVLLIDTRNDYEVSIGTFEGAIDPKTTSFREFPDYIKANFDPAKHKKVAMFCTGGIRCEKASSYMLSEGFDEVYHLKGGILKYLEEVPQAETKWQGDCFVFDNRVTVRHDLSEGDYDQCHACRTPVSVEDRASEHYVAGISCPHCWDKLPEKTRRSAIDRQKQIELAKARNMPHPIGFNYKQTPSEA; this is encoded by the coding sequence ATGACTCAACCGATTGTCGTGGCGGCACTGTATAAGTTCGTCACCCTCGAAGATTACGTCGCCCTGCGCGAGCCACTGCTGCAGGCGATGGTCGACAACGGCATCAAAGGCACCTTGCTGATCGCCGAAGAAGGCATCAACGGCACCGTTTCCGGCAGCCGCGAAGGCATTGATGGCTTGATGGCCTGGCTGAAGAACGACCCGCGCATGGTCGACATCGACCACAAAGAATCCTACTGCGACGACCAGCCGTTCTACCGCACCAAGGTCAAGCTCAAGAAAGAGATCGTGACCCTGGGCGTCGAAGGCGTCGACCCGAACAAAAAAGTCGGCACCTACGTCGACCCACAAGACTGGAACGCGCTGATCAGCGACCCGGAAGTGCTGTTGATCGACACCCGCAACGACTACGAAGTGTCGATCGGCACCTTTGAAGGCGCAATCGACCCGAAAACCACCAGTTTTCGCGAATTTCCCGACTACATCAAAGCCAACTTCGACCCGGCCAAGCACAAGAAGGTCGCCATGTTCTGCACCGGCGGCATTCGGTGCGAGAAGGCCTCGAGCTACATGCTCAGCGAGGGTTTCGATGAGGTCTACCACCTCAAGGGCGGCATCCTGAAGTACCTCGAAGAGGTGCCGCAGGCAGAAACCAAATGGCAGGGTGACTGCTTTGTTTTCGATAATCGCGTCACCGTGCGCCACGACCTGAGCGAAGGCGACTACGATCAATGTCATGCCTGCCGCACCCCCGTGAGTGTTGAGGACCGCGCCTCCGAGCATTATGTGGCGGGTATCAGCTGCCCACATTGCTGGGATAAGCTGCCGGAGAAGACCCGCCGCAGTGCGATTGACCGCCAGAAGCAGATCGAGCTGGCCAAGGCCCGTAACATGCCGCACCCGATTGGCTTCAATTACAAGCAAACTCCTTCCGAGGCCTGA
- the pap gene encoding polyphosphate:AMP phosphotransferase, giving the protein MFESAEIGHAIDKDTFEAEVPALREALLEVQYELQQQKRFPVIILINGIEGAGKGETVKLLNEWMDPRLIEVRTFDQQTDEELARPPAWRYWRQLPAKGRMGIFFGNWYSQMLQSRVHGQIKDARLDQAIAGAERLEKMLCDEGALIFKFWFHLSKKQMKARLKALADDPLHSWRISPLDWQQSETYDKFVHFGERVLRRTSRDYAPWHVIEGVDSNYRSLTVGKLLLEGLQNALKLPKGKASGMNPAPLIASVDKKSLLDSLDLSQRLDKDDYEEQLITEQARFSGLMRDKRMRKHALITVFEGNDAAGKGGAIRRVAAALDPRQYHIVPIAAPSEDERAQPYLWRFWQKIPARGMFTVFDRSWYGRVLVERIEGFCTPADWMRAYGEINDFEEQLRDAGVIVVKFWLAIDKDTQLERFQAREEIPFKRFKITEDDWRNRDKWDDYRAAVGDMVDRTSTEVSPWTLVEANDKRWARVKVLRTINLALEEAFAKTDKHDKKKKK; this is encoded by the coding sequence ATGTTCGAATCCGCCGAAATCGGTCACGCCATCGACAAAGACACCTTTGAGGCTGAAGTGCCTGCATTGCGCGAAGCCTTGCTTGAGGTGCAGTACGAGTTGCAGCAGCAGAAGCGCTTCCCGGTGATTATCCTGATCAACGGTATCGAAGGCGCCGGCAAGGGCGAGACGGTCAAGCTGCTCAATGAATGGATGGACCCGCGCCTGATCGAGGTGCGCACCTTTGACCAGCAGACCGACGAAGAACTGGCGCGCCCGCCGGCCTGGCGCTATTGGCGCCAACTTCCTGCCAAAGGCCGCATGGGCATCTTCTTTGGCAACTGGTACAGCCAGATGCTGCAAAGCCGGGTGCATGGGCAGATCAAGGACGCCCGCCTGGACCAGGCCATCGCCGGCGCCGAACGCCTGGAAAAGATGCTCTGCGATGAAGGCGCGCTGATCTTCAAGTTCTGGTTCCACCTCTCCAAAAAACAGATGAAAGCGCGGCTCAAGGCCCTGGCCGACGACCCCCTGCACAGTTGGCGCATCAGCCCGCTGGACTGGCAGCAATCGGAGACCTACGACAAATTCGTGCACTTCGGTGAGCGTGTGTTGCGCCGCACCAGCCGCGACTATGCGCCGTGGCATGTGATCGAAGGCGTGGACAGCAACTACCGCAGCCTCACCGTGGGCAAACTCCTGCTCGAAGGCCTGCAGAATGCGCTCAAGCTGCCCAAGGGCAAGGCCAGCGGCATGAACCCGGCGCCGTTGATCGCCTCGGTGGACAAGAAGAGCCTGCTGGACAGCCTCGACCTGTCCCAGCGCCTGGACAAGGACGATTACGAAGAACAGCTGATCACCGAACAGGCGCGTTTCTCCGGGCTGATGCGCGACAAGCGTATGCGCAAGCACGCCTTGATCACGGTATTTGAAGGCAATGATGCGGCGGGCAAGGGCGGCGCGATCCGCCGGGTGGCAGCGGCGTTGGACCCGCGTCAGTACCACATCGTGCCGATTGCCGCGCCCAGTGAAGACGAGCGCGCCCAGCCTTATTTGTGGCGGTTCTGGCAGAAGATCCCGGCACGCGGCATGTTCACCGTGTTCGACCGCTCCTGGTATGGCCGCGTGCTGGTAGAACGCATCGAAGGCTTCTGCACCCCGGCCGACTGGATGCGCGCCTATGGCGAGATCAATGACTTCGAAGAACAATTGCGCGATGCCGGTGTGATCGTGGTCAAGTTCTGGCTGGCCATCGACAAGGACACGCAACTGGAGCGCTTCCAGGCCCGCGAGGAAATCCCCTTCAAGCGCTTCAAGATCACCGAAGACGACTGGCGCAACCGCGACAAATGGGACGACTACCGCGCGGCGGTAGGCGATATGGTCGATCGCACCAGCACCGAGGTATCGCCCTGGACCCTGGTGGAGGCCAATGACAAGCGCTGGGCGCGGGTCAAGGTGTTGCGCACGATCAACCTGGCGCTGGAAGAAGCGTTCGCAAAGACCGACAAGCACGACAAAAAGAAAAAGAAATAA
- a CDS encoding DUF2059 domain-containing protein: MTRLRAICTAVALVCASGQVLADTASHNASAEAFLTLAHADKLGTPVYMQVQQMFAQRFEQTKAPAAKQSVLDSYQAKANAALDQAIGWPKLKPDMVKLYTTNFSESELKDLVAFYQSPLGKKVLEKMPQLTQQSAQMTQAKLESAVPVVNKLLEDMTNELTPKAAAPAKKK, from the coding sequence ATGACTCGTCTTCGTGCCATCTGTACCGCGGTTGCTCTGGTTTGCGCCAGCGGCCAGGTTCTTGCCGATACCGCCAGCCACAACGCCAGTGCCGAAGCCTTCCTTACCCTGGCCCATGCCGACAAGCTGGGTACCCCGGTGTACATGCAAGTGCAGCAAATGTTCGCCCAGCGTTTCGAACAGACCAAGGCGCCTGCCGCCAAGCAGTCCGTACTCGACAGCTACCAGGCCAAGGCCAACGCCGCCCTCGACCAGGCCATCGGCTGGCCGAAGCTGAAACCGGACATGGTCAAGCTCTACACCACCAACTTCAGCGAATCCGAACTCAAGGACCTGGTTGCCTTCTACCAGTCGCCACTGGGCAAGAAAGTCCTGGAAAAAATGCCGCAACTGACCCAGCAATCGGCTCAGATGACCCAGGCCAAGCTGGAAAGCGCCGTACCGGTGGTGAACAAGCTGTTGGAAGACATGACCAACGAGCTGACACCTAAAGCCGCCGCACCGGCCAAGAAGAAGTAA